The uncultured Acidilobus sp. JCHS genome contains a region encoding:
- a CDS encoding Aromatic ring hydroxylase produces the protein MKQPCHSLPFGHRNNYLIIFDDVFIPRERVFMDGEAEFAGRLVEYFVAHHRAAGGSCKAGLADVILGASALLADANGALKASYVQDRLAEIARHAEVMYATGLAAMVKGWRHPSGAYIPDARLANVAKLEAVEHLKEAVAVAADIAGGIAVNAPSAKDLAIPGLGQKVAEAVRANEAYTAEDRLRAARLVQLWTAGPHLVGLVQGGGPPATQWAYLRADLGSRLDDLMRRAAELVGVRRGGTA, from the coding sequence ATGAAACAGCCCTGCCACTCCCTGCCCTTCGGGCATAGGAACAACTACCTGATAATATTCGATGACGTCTTTATCCCGAGGGAGAGGGTGTTCATGGACGGCGAGGCCGAGTTCGCGGGGAGGCTGGTGGAGTACTTCGTGGCCCACCATAGAGCTGCAGGGGGGTCGTGCAAGGCGGGCCTCGCTGACGTGATCCTTGGGGCCTCGGCCCTGCTGGCTGACGCCAATGGGGCCCTCAAGGCATCATACGTGCAGGACAGGCTTGCTGAGATAGCCAGGCACGCGGAGGTCATGTACGCCACGGGCCTGGCGGCCATGGTTAAGGGCTGGAGGCACCCAAGTGGGGCTTACATACCTGACGCAAGGCTGGCCAACGTGGCCAAGCTCGAGGCTGTTGAGCACCTGAAGGAGGCAGTCGCCGTTGCGGCTGACATCGCTGGGGGCATAGCAGTCAACGCGCCCTCCGCCAAGGACCTGGCGATCCCAGGCCTAGGACAGAAGGTGGCTGAGGCCGTCAGGGCCAACGAGGCCTACACCGCTGAGGACAGGCTGAGGGCGGCGAGGCTCGTCCAGCTTTGGACTGCAGGGCCTCACCTGGTGGGCCTCGTGCAGGGCGGGGGGCCTCCGGCTACTCAGTGGGCCTACCTCAGGGCCGACCTGGGCTCAAGGCTCGACGATCTTATGAGGAGGGCGGCTGAGCTTGTGGGCGTCAGGAGGGGAGGGACAGCCTAG
- a CDS encoding Cytosine/uracil/thiamine/allantoin permease, which translates to MARNPGPPALGGAIGDPDPVSITRYDPVRGQVELTRGFPEEKFLWNPDIHPVPITARNWGAITYFLIWVSMAFIVPSWTLASIGLQFGLTPLQSVLTVFAGNAIVLIPMLIQSHGGARYGIAEPQLTRTRWGTYGAMFPSWLRAVIGAGWWGIESYIIAEAATALYAITTGRTPLIAYTVAHFQDYPFVLAKDFPAVFWTTFIIVILAQVAVFYFSPIVRSQPALRWLAWVGGPIVLMAFIALWAYFVSGTGWSVNIYSXXXXXXXDPHPIVATSLYVRAPLSYFILIAIMLATFLVNVFANAVGPAYDIANTFPKYLSWFKGSLALIAIAVGIGAWSYYGNAYSYINDWLLTYGGLLGGVEGVIIFDYAVIRRFKLELADIFKSNGMFRYWNGVNPAALITFIIVAVLIYAPLPYHWALFDGSWLLSFTVSGLIYLPLMKYWVIPRYQPQLTGGLLRGYVSAYTRTVFGMA; encoded by the coding sequence TTGGCTAGGAACCCAGGACCCCCGGCCCTAGGCGGGGCCATAGGGGACCCGGACCCGGTCTCGATCACAAGGTACGACCCTGTCAGGGGCCAGGTGGAGCTGACCAGGGGCTTCCCTGAGGAGAAGTTCCTCTGGAACCCTGACATACACCCGGTGCCGATAACAGCTAGGAACTGGGGCGCCATAACGTACTTCCTGATATGGGTCTCAATGGCCTTCATAGTGCCATCATGGACGCTTGCTAGCATAGGCCTGCAGTTCGGCCTCACGCCTCTGCAGTCCGTACTGACTGTCTTCGCGGGGAACGCCATAGTCCTCATCCCAATGCTGATACAGTCCCACGGGGGAGCGAGGTACGGCATAGCGGAGCCCCAGCTAACGAGGACCAGGTGGGGCACCTACGGCGCCATGTTCCCCAGCTGGCTGAGGGCCGTCATAGGGGCCGGCTGGTGGGGCATTGAGAGCTACATAATAGCTGAGGCCGCCACCGCGCTCTACGCCATAACGACAGGCAGGACCCCATTGATAGCCTACACTGTGGCCCACTTCCAGGACTACCCCTTCGTCCTCGCCAAGGACTTCCCGGCCGTCTTCTGGACGACGTTTATCATAGTCATCCTCGCCCAGGTGGCCGTCTTCTACTTCTCCCCGATAGTCAGGTCGCAGCCGGCCCTGAGGTGGCTTGCCTGGGTCGGAGGGCCTATAGTCCTGATGGCCTTCATAGCGCTCTGGGCCTACTTCGTCAGCGGGACCGGCTGGTCTGTCAACATATACTCGANNNNNNNNNNNNNNNNNNNNGATCCCCACCCGATAGTGGCTACCTCGCTCTACGTCAGGGCGCCCCTAAGCTACTTCATACTGATAGCGATAATGCTTGCCACCTTCCTGGTCAACGTCTTCGCCAACGCCGTGGGGCCAGCTTACGACATAGCCAACACCTTCCCCAAGTACCTCAGCTGGTTCAAGGGCTCCCTGGCCCTCATAGCTATAGCCGTCGGCATAGGGGCCTGGAGCTACTACGGCAACGCCTACAGCTACATCAACGACTGGCTTCTCACCTATGGGGGCCTGCTAGGCGGCGTCGAGGGCGTCATAATATTTGACTACGCCGTCATAAGGAGGTTCAAGCTGGAGCTCGCCGACATCTTCAAGTCAAACGGCATGTTCAGGTACTGGAACGGGGTTAACCCAGCGGCCCTCATAACGTTCATCATAGTGGCCGTGCTGATCTACGCTCCCCTGCCCTACCACTGGGCCCTCTTCGACGGCTCCTGGCTGCTCTCGTTCACCGTCTCGGGCCTCATATACCTGCCCCTCATGAAGTACTGGGTCATACCTAGGTACCAGCCTCAGCTCACGGGAGGCCTCCTGAGGGGCTACGTCAGCGCCTACACGAGGACAGTCTTCGGCATGGCCTGA
- a CDS encoding DNA binding domain, excisionase family, which yields MLAVSGPSERLLRPKEACQRLGISYPTLARWVREGRIRAIRTAGGKYRIPESEVRRIAEGLPVSREVRAVIYARVSPSQRGDLEGQVQYLRQYCSSKGYRVVDVLSDIASGLKADRRGLLKLLDYVINRRVDVVVVAYRDRLTRFGLEYLEFFFRQYGVRVEAVLGEEPKESRQELVEDLIEVVSSFAGKLYGLRSRRKRTLVEGFKKLLEEVEGHE from the coding sequence GTGTTAGCCGTTTCAGGGCCCTCAGAGAGGCTGCTGAGGCCAAAGGAGGCCTGCCAGAGGCTCGGCATCAGCTACCCAACCTTAGCTAGGTGGGTCAGGGAGGGCAGAATCAGGGCGATCAGGACGGCCGGCGGCAAGTACAGGATACCTGAGAGCGAGGTCAGGAGGATAGCCGAGGGCCTGCCCGTCAGCAGGGAGGTCAGGGCGGTCATATACGCGCGAGTAAGCCCATCCCAGAGGGGTGACCTGGAGGGGCAAGTCCAGTACCTGAGGCAGTACTGCTCCTCCAAGGGCTACAGGGTCGTAGATGTTTTGAGCGATATTGCAAGTGGTCTGAAAGCTGACAGGCGGGGTTTGCTGAAGCTCCTCGACTACGTTATCAACAGGCGGGTTGACGTGGTCGTGGTGGCCTACAGGGACAGGCTAACGAGGTTCGGCCTCGAGTACCTTGAGTTCTTCTTCAGGCAGTACGGGGTCAGGGTTGAGGCGGTCCTTGGCGAGGAGCCGAAGGAATCCCGCCAGGAGCTCGTTGAGGACTTGATAGAGGTCGTGAGCTCCTTCGCCGGGAAGCTCTACGGGCTGAGGAGCCGCAGAAAAAGGACGCTGGTCGAGGGGTTCAAGAAATTACTGGAGGAGGTTGAGGGGCACGAGTGA
- a CDS encoding Glutamate decarboxylase (PLP-dependent), producing MDLSEIMSRLTEVIKSVPVHYRDGLLGSMTTQPHPVAKAAFDMFQNLNANDLELYGPVRELELEAIEELGSFVGCRGCTGYITSGGSESNLAALYLAREHGLENVYYAASAHHSIAKAARLLRMRAIAVSMTSYRVDASSLRSLCRANGPGVIVVTVGTTSMGLIDPVEEVSEVADDCDSVVHVDAALGGLVAPFMYPDRRLGFENGPVMSVTLDPHKLGLAPIPAGGLIARDEGWLRPLYFEASYYPAGVQLGLLGTRSAGPIAATWAITKYMGREGYSAQARELMRRTSRLVRGVRELGLRLPAEPEVPVVCIESDDELGLLRAMRARGLYAYRCGLVSGLRVVVMPHVTDELIDRFLRALGGADRTPWPLR from the coding sequence ATGGACCTGAGCGAGATAATGTCAAGGCTGACCGAGGTAATCAAGTCAGTCCCTGTGCACTACAGGGACGGCCTCCTGGGCTCCATGACCACACAGCCTCACCCTGTGGCCAAGGCGGCCTTCGACATGTTCCAGAACCTCAACGCCAATGACCTGGAGCTCTACGGGCCCGTGAGGGAGCTCGAGCTTGAGGCCATAGAGGAGCTCGGGAGCTTCGTGGGCTGCAGGGGCTGCACGGGCTACATAACCAGCGGGGGCAGCGAGTCGAACCTGGCAGCCCTCTACCTGGCCAGGGAGCACGGCCTTGAAAACGTCTACTACGCGGCCTCGGCCCACCACTCCATAGCTAAGGCTGCCAGGCTCCTCAGGATGAGGGCCATAGCAGTCAGCATGACGTCCTACAGGGTGGACGCGAGCTCCCTCCGCTCCCTCTGCAGGGCGAACGGCCCAGGGGTCATAGTGGTGACGGTCGGCACAACGTCAATGGGCCTCATAGACCCAGTTGAGGAGGTCTCCGAGGTCGCGGACGATTGCGACTCCGTCGTACACGTTGACGCGGCCCTCGGGGGACTCGTGGCCCCGTTCATGTACCCTGACAGGAGGCTAGGGTTTGAGAACGGCCCCGTGATGAGCGTAACCCTTGACCCCCACAAGCTCGGCCTGGCCCCGATACCTGCTGGAGGGCTGATAGCGAGGGACGAGGGCTGGCTCAGGCCCCTCTACTTCGAGGCCAGCTACTATCCTGCTGGGGTCCAGCTCGGCCTCCTGGGCACGAGGAGCGCGGGGCCCATAGCGGCCACCTGGGCCATAACCAAGTACATGGGCAGGGAGGGCTACTCGGCCCAGGCCAGGGAGCTCATGAGGAGGACCTCGCGCCTCGTGAGGGGCGTCAGGGAGCTTGGCCTCAGGCTGCCGGCAGAGCCTGAGGTGCCGGTGGTCTGTATAGAGAGCGACGACGAGCTGGGGCTCCTCAGGGCCATGAGGGCCAGGGGGCTCTACGCATACAGGTGCGGCCTGGTGAGTGGCCTCAGGGTTGTCGTGATGCCTCACGTGACTGACGAGCTCATAGACAGGTTCCTGAGGGCCCTTGGGGGAGCTGACAGGACGCCGTGGCCCTTAAGATGA
- a CDS encoding ribosomal-protein-alanine acetyltransferase — protein MVVLRRYRPGDMEALLRVEEESFPPGQRYSGLVFEYLLSLPGSVILLAEEGGEVIGYAAGYMEGRGVGHVASLAVRPAFRGRGVGKELMKALEAELMARGARRLRLEVRESNMVARRLYEGLGYRVVGRLPKYYGDEDGLLMVKEL, from the coding sequence GTGGTAGTGCTGAGGCGCTACAGGCCTGGCGACATGGAGGCCCTGCTAAGGGTTGAGGAGGAGAGCTTCCCTCCTGGGCAGAGGTACAGCGGGCTGGTCTTCGAGTACCTCCTCTCCCTCCCGGGCTCCGTTATTCTGCTGGCCGAGGAGGGAGGGGAGGTGATAGGCTACGCGGCCGGCTACATGGAGGGCAGGGGGGTAGGCCACGTAGCCTCCCTGGCCGTCAGGCCAGCCTTCAGGGGGAGGGGGGTAGGGAAGGAGCTCATGAAGGCCCTTGAGGCCGAGCTGATGGCAAGGGGGGCGAGGAGGCTGAGGCTTGAGGTAAGGGAGTCCAACATGGTCGCCAGGAGGCTCTACGAGGGCTTGGGCTACAGGGTTGTGGGCAGGCTGCCCAAGTACTACGGGGACGAGGACGGGCTCCTCATGGTCAAGGAGCTCTAG
- a CDS encoding transposase has translation MIKRIKDHQLRHRVYQAAFKGVQRAIEEKAREYGVPVIYVDPRNTSKICPIHGTEIIYGRNRHGVCSKGGETWHRDVVACYNLLLRALGGDGGYAPSRLRAFVAVDGGPVPLGPTAAHEPAGVPRALWARWRSLGATSDHKLVRVST, from the coding sequence ATGATAAAGCGCATCAAGGATCATCAGCTCAGGCACAGGGTATATCAGGCGGCCTTCAAGGGGGTCCAGAGGGCCATTGAGGAGAAGGCAAGGGAGTACGGGGTGCCGGTGATCTACGTTGACCCCAGGAACACGTCCAAGATATGTCCAATTCATGGCACCGAGATAATCTACGGCAGGAATAGGCACGGCGTCTGCTCTAAGGGAGGTGAGACTTGGCACAGGGACGTAGTTGCGTGTTATAACCTCCTTTTGAGGGCCCTGGGCGGCGATGGGGGCTATGCCCCAAGCCGCCTGAGGGCCTTCGTTGCCGTAGATGGGGGCCCCGTGCCGTTGGGCCCGACGGCCGCCCATGAGCCCGCAGGGGTCCCAAGGGCCCTGTGGGCGAGGTGGAGGTCCCTAGGTGCGACTAGTGATCATAAGCTGGTGAGAGTGAGCACCTAG
- a CDS encoding Major Facilitator Superfamily produces the protein MRNRGEVLKISFSAFFADLGYQAAVVMFPLIFVVMLGAPYWLYGVAEAINYGVGSLMAFLGGVLSDRYGRWRVAVIGNALIVFVSLLGFSRYWWQAMLTFTVGWFFRNLRNPPRRAMMAEVTDPSERSEAFGVLHALDIAGATLAIAYTAVLLYFRFPVEYLLLITAIPLVVSTLVLASVKAGRAVRPGKAGGLRAGLGRGLMAVIASTLFFGFTQYSFGFPVITTAEFTHKDYLAVLSYGVFLAASSAFGYVFGRSGLRDVKGLAYYGYLLGAFAALGFAFLSPLGIIGIYPASFLLGIAVGATETFEPTIVSKLAPEEAMGTGMGLLTLGRSLGMFIANAVMGLLYQLGYSYAYYYAAASSFVAFLIIELYLARRLSS, from the coding sequence TTGAGGAACCGCGGCGAGGTGCTCAAGATATCGTTCTCCGCCTTCTTCGCGGACCTGGGCTACCAGGCAGCAGTGGTCATGTTCCCCCTGATCTTCGTAGTTATGCTCGGCGCCCCCTACTGGCTCTACGGGGTCGCTGAGGCCATAAATTACGGCGTCGGCAGCCTCATGGCCTTCCTCGGGGGCGTGCTCAGTGACAGGTACGGCAGGTGGAGGGTTGCTGTCATAGGCAACGCCCTCATAGTGTTCGTCTCGCTCCTGGGCTTCTCAAGGTACTGGTGGCAGGCCATGCTAACCTTCACGGTAGGCTGGTTCTTCAGGAACCTGAGGAACCCCCCAAGGAGGGCAATGATGGCGGAGGTCACGGACCCCTCAGAGAGGTCTGAGGCCTTCGGCGTCCTCCACGCCCTTGACATAGCTGGGGCGACCTTAGCTATAGCCTACACCGCCGTGCTCCTATACTTCAGGTTCCCCGTCGAGTACCTCCTCCTGATAACGGCCATACCGCTCGTGGTGTCGACGCTCGTGCTGGCCTCCGTTAAGGCCGGGAGGGCCGTCAGGCCAGGCAAGGCTGGGGGACTGAGGGCGGGGCTGGGGAGAGGCCTCATGGCTGTGATTGCCTCCACGCTCTTCTTCGGCTTCACCCAGTACAGCTTCGGCTTCCCAGTTATAACGACGGCCGAGTTCACCCACAAGGACTACCTAGCAGTGCTCAGCTACGGCGTCTTCCTCGCCGCCTCCTCTGCCTTCGGCTACGTCTTCGGGAGGTCGGGGCTCAGGGACGTCAAGGGCCTCGCCTACTACGGCTACCTCCTGGGCGCCTTCGCGGCCCTGGGCTTCGCCTTCCTCTCGCCCCTGGGCATTATTGGCATCTACCCGGCCTCCTTCCTCCTTGGCATAGCTGTGGGGGCCACTGAGACCTTTGAGCCTACGATAGTCTCAAAGCTCGCCCCCGAGGAGGCCATGGGGACGGGCATGGGCCTCCTGACTCTCGGCAGGAGCCTCGGCATGTTCATAGCCAACGCAGTTATGGGCCTCCTCTACCAGCTGGGCTACTCCTACGCCTACTACTACGCGGCCGCCAGCTCCTTCGTGGCCTTCCTGATAATAGAGCTGTACCTGGCCAGGAGGCTCAGCTCCTAG